The Streptomyces sp. NBC_01237 genomic interval TCGCGATGGTCACCTCCGCCACGCAGTGCGGACAGGACACCATGTAGAAGTCGTCGGCGAAGTTCTCCAGGGCGGCACTCCAGTGGTACTGCCCCGCGAGCGCGAGCAGATCACCGAAAACCCTGTGGTACTCGGCAGGGCGGCTCCGCAGTCCCCGCCAGGTCGCGCAGTCGGCTGAGCACCTCTGGACGGCCCGCGAGCAGGGCTTCCCCGTCAGGATGCTGCAAAGTGCCGCGCGCGATGGCGCCCGCCAGTTCAAGAGCCTGCGCAGTTGCGGGGGCCAGGTCCGCCAGCCGGGGCAGAGCGGCAAAGCTCGCCGGCGAGACAGTCTCACCGTGCAGGCATAGGCGATCCCAAAGCTCCTCCCATGCCTCGGGAGCTTCCTCGCGCTCGACCAAATCGAGAAGCACCAGCACTCGCTCAGTCTCCCCGTGGGCGTCCACCATCTGCGTCCAGTCCGTCACCACGGCATTCAACCGCTCCCGGAGCCCCAGATGTCAACTACCAGAGGGCCGAGCCGCACTCTTCCTTGATCATTACGGGACAGCCCTTAGGCAGGGTCTCGGCGGGTGACTTCGACGTCGATGCCGAGGCGGGCGCCGTGCTCGATGACCTTGGTGTGGTAGCCGGTGTCGGCCCAGGCTTTGGTGACGCGGGGGTGGTCCGTGGCGATGTTCGAGAGCACGTGGATGCCGACGTTGTCGGAGACGCCAGCTGGCCGTGACCAGCACGGCCAGGAGGAGGCCGAGTGTGTCGACGCCGATGTGGCGCTTGCGGCCTGCGATCTTCTTGCCCGCGTCGATGCCCTGGCCTGACGCGGGCACGGTTGCGGAGGTCTTGATGCTCTGGGCGTCAAGGATGTAGGCGGTAGGCTCGGCATCCCGGCCCTCGACTTCCCTCACAACGCTTTCACGACCTCCGGCACTCGACCGCCACCCCGCTCCTGGAACAGGGTGGCGACCTTGTCGTGATCAAGGAACTCTTCGGCCACGCCCACATCGGCGTCACCGCCAGCATCTACGCTCATGTCCGACTTCACCTCCAGCGCCAAGCCATCGATACCCTTGGCAACGCCCTGCGCGACCCTGCGGCCCGACGACAGCGACGAACCGCCACTTTGTGCAGCGCCCGTCGCTGACGCTGCCGTCAATTACTGCCGTCAGACCCCCAGAGGCCCCACCGGAGCGCATTCCGGCGTGGCCTCTGTGTTCATTCATTGGTATGAACAAAAAATCCGCGAGCGAAGGCGACGACCTATCGCCGATCCCTAGGGCGCCTCAGATTTTCAATCTCTTCTTGCGGTTCTGGAATATCGATCGAAATCTCGCCGAGTTCCCCCTTCGACACTCTGTCGAAGGAGGAGATTGCGGATCGCACATCATTGCGAGCCCATCCAGTGCGGATGAAGAATTCGCTACGGGACAATGCTTCTGCTGATTCGATTACACAGGCGAGGAGTCGACCAAGCTCAACCTCTGTCAAGGTGAGCATGAAGCTGTTTTTATCGCGCTTGAGCTGCATACATCACCCGTTCGGGTCGAGTCGGGACAGGAAGTTTTCGGCCGACGTCTTGAAGGCTGTCATCGAGTATGCGCCGCGCTGAATAATCATGACTCCACGGCTTGAATCATACCATCCCATTCCTCCACCCTTAATCGCCTTCCCCGTGCCACTATTTGCATACATGTCAAGATAATCTGCGAGCTCGTCGTCAACCATTCCCAGACGGTGACTCACATTCCCCTTGGCGACTTCTTCACCAATATGCAGAACACCTTGATAGGCAGGGTCGGAACACCCGTCCATTCCACCGGAATTGTGAACGAGGACCGGGGTGGTACCGGCGAGTACATAATACGTGTGCTCGCAGCCCCTCCTCTAGCTGCCTTTATGCAGGTGGGGAGGGGTTTTGGCGTCCGCCGCAGTCCGTGGTTGTGCGCCTGAATCCGTGGTTGTTGCCGTCGCTACTGCCGTCAGGAGCGGGGGGCCTCGGGTGGGGCGGGGATGCGGTCGCCGCGCGATTCGGCGACCCGGAGTGCGTCCGTCAGGGCTTCGGTCAGCCGGCAGGCGAGCCACCGGTATTCGACGGCCGAGAGCATCTTGGCTCCGGGGGCGACGACCTTGCGGGCGTACTCCAGGAGTTCCTCGCCCATGTCGAGTTGCACCTCTTCGATGCTGTCGGCGAGGGAGGAGAGGTAGCCCCTGCCGTCGGTGCTGAGGTAGCAGGGGTTCCCGTCCTGAGCCGTCCACGGAAGTAAGCGAGGTCCGGTGACGCCTGCTGCTGCGTCGTGCAGCTCTCTGCGGCGCATGCGGTCCGCGTCGGTCCTGGATGTGCTCACCGTGCACCCCCACCTGGGTCGCCGAATGGAACACGGCGACCGTAGTGGGCGACGGTCCGTCACTCCACGCACGAGGCATGCCAGTTGGCGACGGAGGGTGTCAGAAATATCGCGCTGCGTGGCACCTATCCGACGACGGCCAGGTAGGAGGCCATGTCGCGCATCTCGGCAGTGAGGGTTCGCTTGCGCTTCTTCAGGATCTCCTGCATGGTCTCGGCGGCCATCCGCTGATGCCTCAGCCACTCCGGGGATGCCTGGCGAACTCCGGTCAGCTCGTCCATCGCCGCGGACAGGTCGTTGGTCCGGGCGTGGGCGCGGGCCACGTCCAGGCGGTGGCGGTTCCAGTTCTCGCCGCTCGGCCGCCCGGCGCTCTTCCACGCCTTGGGCGACATGGCGTCCTCGCCGGATTTGCGGACGACGGCGCGGGCGTCTCCCACGACCATGTCGTCTTCCACGCCCTTCATGCCTACGGTCAGCGGCCCGAAGGTAGTCCAGTGCCGGAAGAACGAGCCGGTGTACTCCCGTCCCACAGCAGATGCGGCCGTGTTCGCGACACGGTGGTAATGGTGGGCTTCCTGGGGCCGGTTGTTGCGCCCTGCTGCAGCCGCGGCGCGCAGTGCCAGCCACCCCCATGCCGCGCATTCGTCTGGCGTCGCGCGGGACAGTCTCGGTTCGATCAGGTCGGCAGTCTGAGAGGCAAGCTGTTCGGCTTCGTCCAGACGGCCCTGGCGCAGGAGCAGCCAGCACATCCCAATGACGCCGGATGCCCCAGTGAGTGTGTCCCCGGCCTGGCGTGCGTCGGTGATCGCGCCGGCCAGGGCGGTGTAGGCAAGATCGTACTGCCGCACCTGCGTCAGGTACCGCCCCGCCAACTGCAACGCCTCGGCACGAGCCAGGAGTGCCTGGCCGTGCTCCTCACCATTGTCGAAGTGCGCAACCGTGCTGTTCGCGTCCCGCAAGAGTGCAGGCAGTTGGGATGCGACGCTCTTGTAGCTGTCGGAGTGGTAGAGCACCGCCCCGTCGTGGACGGTACGCCGGAACCGGCGCAGGTTCGGCTCCTCGTCCGCGCTCTCCCCGTCCGAGTCGGTGAGTCCCACTGGTGGTGTTAGGGCCGCGCGGAGCTGGATCAGGTTGACGCGGTTCGGGTCCTCCGAACGACCCACGGGCTCCGGAGCGTCCGGCGCCAGAAGCGTTGCCGTGGTTACGCTCAGCGCGCGGGCGAGAGCGTGAAGGGTTTCCATACGGACCGTGCCGCCCTGCTCGACCTTACGCACCGTCCCCGGCGAGATGCCTGCGGCGTGGGCCAGTTCTTCCTGGCTCATACCGGCCCGACGCCGGTACTTACGGACGTTGTCCGCCAGTTCCGTAGTCATAGCTGACCACCTCCAGCGCCACGGTACGCCGGTCCGACGAGTCAACCGAGGGCTATTTGGCAGATACCCGCCGGAGGCGGTGACCCACCACCGACTTGGTGCCGAACAGGTAGGCGGGGCCCCGGCAAGATCGGGGCCCGAGTGGGAGGGGTCCCTCGTCGGTCGGGCAGCTTCGCCGTACCAGGGTCCCCCGGGGGCCGCCAAGGCTCACCCGCTGACGCTTGCGCTTGGCCTTGGCGGCCCCCGGGGGTTCCTGGTACGCCTCCGGTGACCGGGCGACGAGGGGCCCCTCCCGCGACCCGACCACCCATCACCACGACGGAGCCGCACCCGTAGGTCGGCCTCCTCCACCCTCGGAGAGAGGGCCGGGGCCTGGGGCAGAGCCCCAGAACCATCCACGCTGAAGGCTGTTGCGCGCCCGGACCAGCGGGGCAGCCGGCAAGCGGGGCGGAGACAGGAGCGGGCGGCGGCCCCGAGGGGCCGGAGCGCGCGCGGGCCGCGTCAGCGGGCCGCCTTGATCAAGTAAAGAAACTCTGAACAGCTCACCCACTGGTCAAGCTGCCCGCCCGATGGTCAGGGTCGCTGCTGCCGGCGCTTCTTTCGATTCGGCCAGCGCGGTCTTCAGCTTCTCGCTCGGCGACATGTCCGGCTCGGCATCGTCGTCATGCTGGGGTGGCAGGAACAGGCCGCGTTGGCTCTTCTCCCGCTTGACCTTCCGGCGCTCGCTGTAAAGCCGCTGATGCTCCTCCCGGACCACGTTCCATCGCAGGTCCAGCTCCGCTTCCCGCGCCAGCAGCCCTCGTCGCTGAGGTCGGCGAACTCGGTGGCGGCAGCACGCGCCTCGCGGGCGATCTCATCGCGCAGCAGGTAGTTCGTGATCGTCCCGTGGTGCTTGCCCGGCTCCGGTTCCTGGCGGACGAAAACACCGCGCCCCTTGACCGCGTACACCAGCCCCGCTTGCTTGAGGCTTCGATAGGCGTTCTGGGCGGTGGAGTTGGCGACTTTGAACCGCTCTTGTTAATTCACATTTCCTTTACTCTGACGGTCACCGCCTCTGCCATCTCCGACTTGTCAAGTCCGACAACAAGCTCCACTCTGTCGGAACTTACTGGCATTCGCAGGTAGGATGTGTCGCCAACGACGTCTGAAATCTCGAGCACTCGGGTCGGGCATGCAATAACTCCGGAGAATTTGATCGACTCCTTCTCAATGATTACGCCCCTACCGATTCGCACCCTCACTTCCCCAAAATCGCCGTGTAGAACTGAAACGGTCACACAGGCTTCGTTGGCCGAGACTGGTCGATGGCACGGATCTTGGTCGGGGATATCTCCGTCACCGCCCACCGCTTCGATCTTCAGAATTCCCCATGGCACGTTTGCCAGAAATTCTTCCATCTCCACTCCCTTATTTTCCAAAAATGAGACCGTGAGGAGTATTTCTCCAACTGCATTCGTGTGGACGCGATGCGGCCCGTGCTGCCTGTCGGATCATTGACAGGCAGCACAGGCGGCGCACGGGTCCCTCCGAACCTAGAAGTCCGTGTATGGATTTATCTTATCGCGCTTCATTTGAGCTGCTTTCCTCCCCTGTTCACCGCTGCATGCCAGGCACTGAGGGAGTAGGTGCTGCTCAACGCTTGGGTCTACGAATGTCGAGACTGGCTGATGGTCTTTCACCCAAGTTCCTGATGGGTATCCAGACGCCCTTGTCCCGCATGTATGACACCCATACGCATTTCCATTCACGTTATTCTGGGCGATTTCGGCGTCTGTCCATGAGCGGCCCTGACTGCGTGCTGGAATTGTTCCGCCAGTGTACTCTCCGGGATAGAAGAGCTTGCAGGAATCTCCGTACCCGCCCTTCTTTCCACCAATGTTGTGCACGAGGACCGAAGTCGTTCCTGCGAGCACATACTGAGATTGAACGCGTGGTGTCGTTGGGGGTGACGGCTGGCCGTTGGCTGCGGTATCACCGAAGGTATGCGGTATCCACAAGGGGGCGGGCTGACCGCCGAACGGCAGCAGTTCCGCGAGGAGTTACGGCTGCAGGCGGCCGAGCGGTTCGCCCGGGGCGAGGGCAGTACCGCGATCGCCAGAGATCTGCGGGTCAGTGTCCGTTCGGTACAGCGGTGGCGGCACGCGTGGGCCGAGGGCGGCCCGCGATCCCTGCGGTCGCAAGGGCCGGCGTCACTGCCGAGGCTGAGTGATCAGCAGTTCGCTCAGTTGGAGGCGGAGCTGGCCAAGGGGCCGACCGCGCACGGCTGGGAGGACCAGCGCTGGACGCTGGCCCGGGTCAAGACGGTGATCGGCCGGCGCTTCCATCTGACGTACACGATCCAGGGTGTGCGGAAGCTTTTGGTGCGCAACGGCCAGGTTCCGGCCCGCAGAGCGATGGAGCGGGATGATGACGCGGTCGCGGGGTGGGCCAAGGAGGTGTGGCCCCGCGCGGAAGGCTAGCGGCGGCCCGTGGGGCCTGGCTGGTCTTCGAGGACGAAGCCGGCTTCTCCATGACGCCGCCGCACGCGAAGACATGGTCGCCACGCGGCCGCACCCCGGTGGTCCG includes:
- a CDS encoding IS630 family transposase (programmed frameshift), giving the protein MRYPQGGGLTAERQQFREELRLQAAERFARGEGSTAIARDLRVSVRSVQRWRHAWAEGGPRSLRSQGPASLPRLSDQQFAQLEAELAKGPTAHGWEDQRWTLARVKTVIGRRFHLTYTIQGVRKLLVRNGQVPARRAMERDDDAVAVGQGGVAPRGRLAAARGAWLVFEDEAGFSMTPPHAKTWSPRGRTPVVRVRGRSRRRLSIAALTCYKPGHRSRLIYRPRRDDGNRDGRKSFSWRDYRDLLIAAQQQLDGPLVLIWDNLNVHKAAGLREFAETRDWLTIYYLPPYAPDLNPVEGIWSLLRRGWLSNVAFSTPEHLVQTVRRGLRHIQYRSHLIDGCLTETGLTIRPT
- a CDS encoding helix-turn-helix domain-containing protein, encoding MTTELADNVRKYRRRAGMSQEELAHAAGISPGTVRKVEQGGTVRMETLHALARALSVTTATLLAPDAPEPVGRSEDPNRVNLIQLRAALTPPVGLTDSDGESADEEPNLRRFRRTVHDGAVLYHSDSYKSVASQLPALLRDANSTVAHFDNGEEHGQALLARAEALQLAGRYLTQVRQYDLAYTALAGAITDARQAGDTLTGASGVIGMCWLLLRQGRLDEAEQLASQTADLIEPRLSRATPDECAAWGWLALRAAAAAGRNNRPQEAHHYHRVANTAASAVGREYTGSFFRHWTTFGPLTVGMKGVEDDMVVGDARAVVRKSGEDAMSPKAWKSAGRPSGENWNRHRLDVARAHARTNDLSAAMDELTGVRQASPEWLRHQRMAAETMQEILKKRKRTLTAEMRDMASYLAVVG